The following are from one region of the Methanospirillum hungatei genome:
- a CDS encoding aminotransferase class V-fold PLP-dependent enzyme yields MEKKNNPDTIQNSIIYANNAATTWQKPPSVLAAVSQAAAGPYLEQGRTTLQDVPDYLFETRRKLANFFNTRDPDAYVFTANATDSLNLLLHGFAAQEKEPFHVITTSFEHNSVIRPLYKLQKTGRISVTVIPPNANGVIDPEDVSEAIRDDTKLGIISHAGNVTGTIQNIKEISRIMDEADTYSIIDGAQSAGQIPVDLSRTSCDAFVFTGHKYLFGVPGTGGFFLRSPDLIYPVRQGGTGTDSSSPVQPESMPERFEAGTPNFPGIAGLAAGIAFVQDIGIESIQKKSMGMISDLIQQLLGIKGVSLLHENPQTPLVSFQISGLDPDDIGYILAKAYRIISRSGLHCAPWIHSRLTEGKGAVRISLSYMNTPEECAQIADAINAICQSV; encoded by the coding sequence ATGGAGAAAAAGAATAATCCTGATACCATTCAGAACTCAATAATTTATGCAAATAATGCTGCAACAACCTGGCAGAAACCACCATCAGTTTTAGCCGCGGTATCACAGGCAGCAGCCGGACCCTATCTTGAACAGGGAAGAACCACCTTACAGGATGTACCTGACTACCTGTTCGAAACACGAAGAAAACTTGCCAACTTTTTTAATACTAGAGATCCTGATGCATATGTATTTACCGCAAATGCCACCGATTCACTCAATCTCCTTTTACACGGATTTGCTGCACAGGAGAAAGAACCATTTCATGTCATTACCACATCATTTGAGCATAATTCGGTAATCCGCCCATTGTATAAATTGCAAAAGACGGGCAGGATCTCGGTGACGGTCATTCCTCCGAATGCAAACGGGGTAATCGATCCTGAAGATGTAAGTGAGGCTATTCGGGATGATACAAAACTTGGGATCATCTCTCATGCAGGAAATGTAACCGGAACAATTCAGAATATCAAAGAAATCTCCCGCATCATGGATGAAGCAGACACTTACTCCATTATTGACGGAGCGCAGAGTGCCGGGCAGATCCCAGTCGATCTCTCAAGGACATCTTGTGATGCATTTGTTTTTACCGGCCACAAGTATCTTTTTGGAGTTCCAGGAACAGGGGGGTTCTTTCTGAGAAGTCCTGACCTGATTTACCCGGTACGACAGGGGGGTACCGGGACAGATTCGTCCTCACCAGTTCAGCCGGAATCAATGCCTGAACGATTTGAAGCAGGGACACCAAACTTCCCTGGTATTGCAGGACTTGCAGCGGGCATTGCATTTGTTCAGGATATCGGGATAGAATCCATACAAAAGAAGTCTATGGGAATGATCTCTGACCTGATTCAGCAGCTGCTCGGCATCAAAGGAGTATCCTTACTCCATGAAAACCCACAGACCCCCCTTGTATCATTTCAGATATCCGGGCTCGATCCTGATGATATCGGGTACATCCTTGCGAAAGCATACCGGATCATCTCAAGAAGTGGTCTCCACTGTGCACCGTGGATTCACTCCCGCCTAACAGAGGGAAAAGGGGCTGTACGTATCAGTTTGTCATACATGAACACTCCTGAGGAGTGTGCTCAGATCGCTGATGCTATCAACGCAATATGCCAGTCAGTATAA
- a CDS encoding molybdenum cofactor biosynthesis protein MoaE, which yields MIHIQKEPIDTSHLFDLISPETGALVLFAGTVRADRMDHLLFETDIDEAEKELGIIVREADSKWGPIRAQVTHRYGEMHIGEVIVLIAVAAGHRNEAFLAARYIIDELKIRVPIWKADVFNDKVAWIHGEKE from the coding sequence ATGATACATATCCAGAAAGAACCGATAGACACCTCACACTTGTTTGACCTTATCTCCCCAGAGACAGGAGCTTTGGTCCTTTTTGCCGGAACAGTCCGGGCAGATAGAATGGATCATCTCCTGTTTGAAACGGATATTGATGAGGCTGAAAAAGAACTTGGAATCATTGTGAGAGAGGCTGATTCCAAATGGGGCCCTATTCGTGCACAGGTGACTCACCGGTATGGAGAGATGCATATAGGCGAAGTAATTGTCCTCATTGCCGTCGCAGCAGGCCACCGGAATGAAGCATTTTTAGCCGCACGATATATCATCGACGAATTAAAAATTCGGGTACCAATCTGGAAAGCAGACGTCTTCAACGACAAGGTCGCATGGATACATGGAGAAAAAGAATAA
- a CDS encoding MoaD/ThiS family protein: protein MPVNTLKGFTQKGEDMKIHYQTYARFVEFFGKEGDIEVTPGTTVQEFLELLTGEDEKKQSLLFDENGVVRRYVIILKNKDRILNEETDSTDLQDGDELIIYPPVSGG, encoded by the coding sequence ATGCCCGTTAATACATTGAAAGGATTTACCCAGAAAGGAGAAGATATGAAAATTCATTATCAGACATATGCACGATTTGTTGAGTTCTTTGGAAAAGAAGGCGACATTGAAGTTACACCAGGAACAACAGTCCAGGAATTTCTCGAACTCCTTACCGGGGAGGATGAAAAGAAACAATCCCTGCTCTTTGATGAGAACGGAGTAGTAAGAAGGTATGTTATTATACTCAAAAACAAAGATCGAATCCTGAACGAAGAGACTGATTCTACAGACCTTCAGGATGGGGATGAACTCATAATCTACCCACCTGTTTCCGGAGGCTAA
- the fdhD gene encoding formate dehydrogenase accessory sulfurtransferase FdhD: protein MYEILPCYGEEDGIYTARTHEVIIEEQYTIWVNGRKILNAMTSPTRLEEFVMGYLVTEGIISHCQEIDSLQIEGNQIRVLTIHRAHIRSGTKTVLSGCGGDSSYLDPARLPDITSDFHISGERIHETIKGILDSDLHRLTGGIHVVGLAGIDGVHTVAEDIGRHNALDRVIGYALQNDIDLSHCYAVISGRISSEMARKCLVANIPLIVSRGATTTLAIRLAQGKGLTIIGFVRGRKMNIYSHPERISGIEVSL from the coding sequence ATGTATGAAATACTTCCCTGTTATGGAGAAGAGGATGGCATTTACACAGCACGGACTCATGAAGTAATTATTGAAGAGCAGTATACCATCTGGGTCAATGGCAGGAAGATCCTGAACGCCATGACCAGTCCGACCAGGCTTGAGGAATTTGTCATGGGGTATCTGGTGACGGAGGGAATCATCTCTCATTGCCAGGAGATTGACTCACTGCAGATTGAAGGAAACCAGATCAGAGTACTTACTATTCACCGGGCACACATCCGCAGTGGAACAAAAACAGTCCTCTCAGGATGTGGGGGAGACAGTTCATACCTTGATCCTGCAAGGCTCCCGGACATCACTTCAGATTTTCACATATCCGGAGAAAGAATTCATGAGACAATAAAAGGAATTCTGGATTCAGACCTTCACCGATTGACAGGGGGTATCCATGTAGTCGGACTTGCCGGTATTGATGGAGTCCATACCGTTGCAGAAGATATTGGTAGACATAATGCTCTTGACCGGGTGATTGGCTATGCCCTGCAAAATGACATTGACTTATCTCACTGTTATGCAGTAATATCAGGGCGGATATCTTCAGAGATGGCACGAAAGTGCCTTGTTGCAAATATCCCGCTTATTGTCTCCAGGGGAGCGACAACAACCCTTGCTATACGTCTTGCTCAGGGTAAGGGGCTAACCATAATTGGATTTGTCCGGGGAAGAAAAATGAATATCTATTCGCATCCGGAACGGATATCCGGGATAGAAGTCAGTTTATAA
- a CDS encoding cysteine desulfurase yields MNIQTIREDISLTQDLIYFDNASTSLMPSSVLEVMDEYETSSRSNVGRGVHRLSQVSSQLYWDAHERVKSFIGGTDGVCIFGKNCTEGINQVAYGLRLNPGDHVITSVLEHHSNILPWMQLRKKGINVDFVRPDAEGYLHPESFSELIQKETRLITFTHVSNVTGTIQPVKEICSISHDHDIKTLLDGAQSVPHIPVDVSDIGCDYLSFSGHKMLGPTGTGALWMKEPDLEPFILGGGSIKSVTTSEYTLEDGYMKYEAGTPHITGAVGLREAIRILNHVGMREIHEHELSLTRDMICGLLQIPGVTMYGPKGTDSRLGVVSFTIEGQHPHESAHLLDDQYDIMVRSGHHCCIPLMEHFAISEGTVRASLYLYNTREEINKFVEAVTEISEGI; encoded by the coding sequence ATGAATATACAAACGATTCGGGAAGACATATCTCTCACTCAGGATCTCATCTATTTTGATAATGCATCTACCAGCCTGATGCCATCCTCTGTATTGGAGGTTATGGATGAATATGAGACTTCATCCAGATCAAATGTTGGAAGAGGGGTTCACCGTCTCTCCCAGGTGAGTTCACAACTCTATTGGGATGCACATGAGAGGGTAAAATCATTCATTGGTGGAACAGACGGGGTTTGTATTTTTGGAAAAAACTGCACCGAAGGGATTAACCAGGTCGCGTATGGCCTCCGACTGAATCCGGGGGATCATGTAATCACATCAGTCCTGGAGCATCATTCCAACATACTCCCATGGATGCAACTGAGAAAAAAGGGTATCAACGTGGACTTTGTCAGGCCTGATGCAGAGGGATATCTGCACCCCGAGTCTTTTTCAGAACTCATTCAAAAGGAGACCAGACTTATTACCTTCACCCACGTTTCAAATGTAACAGGAACCATCCAGCCGGTAAAAGAGATATGTTCCATCTCTCATGACCATGATATTAAAACCCTGCTAGACGGTGCACAGTCCGTACCTCATATTCCAGTTGACGTATCAGATATCGGGTGTGATTATCTTTCATTCTCCGGCCATAAGATGCTTGGGCCAACCGGAACCGGTGCCCTCTGGATGAAAGAGCCGGACCTGGAACCATTTATTCTGGGTGGCGGGAGCATCAAATCGGTAACGACCAGCGAATACACGTTGGAAGACGGTTATATGAAATATGAAGCAGGGACCCCTCACATAACCGGAGCAGTAGGCCTTCGGGAAGCCATACGAATTCTAAACCACGTTGGAATGAGGGAAATCCATGAACATGAATTATCCCTGACCCGTGATATGATATGCGGGCTCTTACAGATACCCGGAGTTACGATGTATGGACCAAAAGGGACAGACTCACGTCTTGGTGTTGTCTCTTTTACTATCGAGGGTCAGCATCCGCATGAATCCGCCCACCTGCTGGATGATCAATATGACATCATGGTTCGATCTGGTCATCATTGCTGTATACCACTGATGGAACATTTCGCTATCTCTGAAGGAACGGTCAGGGCAAGCTTGTATCTCTACAATACAAGAGAAGAAATTAATAAATTTGTAGAAGCGGTGACAGAAATCTCGGAGGGTATCTGA
- the nadA gene encoding quinolinate synthase NadA yields MTYIRPTESEIQSLKEEIAALKKEQDAIILAHNYQRPEIYDIADKIGDSLELSLAARDARAECIIFCGVDFMAETAKILSPDASVYLPAEEAYCPMASMVSESDVFSLKEQYPDADVVSYVNTSASTKALSDICCTSANAIEIVRSCASDQVIFLPDQNLASYVQCFSDKLIIPGRGNCYVHDRITPIMVDNMRAFHRKAPFIAHPECRPEVINIADAVCSTSGMIAYCQDHPAEAFIIGTENGMIERLKREIPEKRFYAIGGICTPMKQTTLDTVKDSLLSGAGEVTLEKSLIYTARGALERMLQISGRKKNIPCRQMKKSGPGIIIRK; encoded by the coding sequence ATGACATATATTCGACCTACAGAGTCTGAAATCCAATCGCTCAAAGAGGAAATAGCCGCTTTAAAAAAAGAACAGGATGCAATAATTCTGGCCCACAATTATCAAAGGCCTGAAATATACGATATAGCGGATAAGATCGGAGATTCCCTTGAGTTATCACTTGCCGCCCGTGATGCCCGGGCCGAATGTATCATTTTTTGTGGTGTTGATTTTATGGCAGAGACTGCAAAAATTCTCTCTCCTGATGCCAGCGTGTACCTTCCAGCAGAAGAGGCTTATTGTCCCATGGCGAGTATGGTGTCTGAATCTGATGTATTTTCTTTGAAAGAGCAGTACCCGGATGCCGACGTTGTGTCGTATGTCAACACCTCCGCATCCACGAAAGCTCTGTCAGATATCTGCTGCACATCAGCGAATGCCATTGAGATTGTACGTTCATGTGCATCTGATCAGGTTATTTTTCTTCCAGATCAGAATCTGGCCTCCTATGTCCAGTGTTTTTCAGATAAATTAATCATTCCCGGAAGAGGGAATTGTTATGTCCATGATCGGATTACACCGATAATGGTAGATAATATGCGGGCATTTCATCGGAAAGCCCCATTTATTGCCCATCCAGAATGCAGACCTGAAGTAATTAATATCGCCGATGCAGTCTGTTCTACGAGCGGGATGATTGCATACTGCCAGGATCATCCTGCAGAGGCTTTTATCATCGGGACTGAAAATGGTATGATCGAACGTTTAAAGCGTGAAATTCCTGAAAAGCGATTTTATGCTATCGGGGGGATATGCACTCCCATGAAACAGACAACCCTGGATACTGTAAAAGATTCACTCCTATCCGGTGCTGGAGAAGTCACTCTGGAAAAATCTCTAATTTATACGGCACGTGGAGCTCTTGAACGCATGCTCCAGATTTCAGGAAGGAAAAAAAATATCCCGTGCCGACAGATGAAGAAGAGTGGGCCGGGGATTATTATACGAAAGTGA
- the metX gene encoding homoserine O-acetyltransferase MetX — protein sequence MIRGSVGTVQTQVHTFSSPLTLESGAVLPSVTVAYETYGSLNPDHSNAILICHALTGDAHVAGYHEGDDKPGWWEMVIGPGKAFDTDRFFIICSNVLGGCKGTTGPSSVNPETGKIYGASFPVITIADMVMVQKRLIDNLGITNLFAVAGGSMGGMQALQWSVSYPDMLSRVVVIASTAYSTPQQIAFNEVGRCAIRSDPSWNNGQYYDQECPASGLALARMIGHITYLSDESMHQKFGRDLQEKAGYSYDFTTDFQVESYLHHQGDRFVERFDANSYLYITKAVDYFDLTVNGSLIDAFKDMKAKCMVIAVSSDWLYPPYLSREIVSALAQLDKTVEYCEIRSNHGHDAFLLESGQMNYLLGRFLSHLTVSDLMIRSVPTVRETVTIKGAAALMIAEAVNHLPIVSSDGSLVGIVTSWDISRSVAQDVKTLEDIMTRTVLTATPGEHISKAVNRMQKNRISALPVVDEENRVVGIITAERLSRLVIRCE from the coding sequence ATGATTCGCGGTTCAGTTGGAACGGTACAGACTCAGGTTCACACATTTTCTTCACCATTAACACTCGAAAGCGGAGCGGTTCTCCCGTCAGTTACGGTTGCGTATGAAACATATGGCTCGCTCAACCCGGATCACTCCAACGCAATTCTCATCTGTCATGCTTTGACTGGTGATGCCCATGTTGCCGGGTACCATGAAGGAGATGACAAGCCCGGGTGGTGGGAGATGGTTATTGGTCCTGGAAAAGCTTTTGATACAGATAGGTTCTTTATCATCTGTTCAAATGTCCTGGGTGGATGCAAAGGGACAACCGGCCCTTCATCGGTCAATCCTGAAACTGGAAAGATATACGGGGCATCATTCCCTGTGATAACGATTGCTGATATGGTGATGGTCCAGAAAAGACTGATAGATAATCTAGGAATCACGAATCTCTTTGCAGTTGCCGGGGGCTCCATGGGCGGAATGCAGGCACTCCAGTGGAGTGTTTCATATCCTGATATGCTGAGCCGGGTGGTTGTAATAGCAAGTACTGCGTATTCAACGCCACAGCAGATAGCCTTTAACGAAGTCGGCCGGTGTGCAATCCGTTCAGATCCATCCTGGAATAATGGCCAGTATTATGATCAGGAATGTCCAGCCTCTGGTCTTGCACTTGCACGGATGATCGGTCATATCACATATCTGTCAGATGAATCGATGCACCAGAAATTTGGCAGGGATTTACAGGAAAAAGCTGGCTATAGTTATGATTTTACGACAGACTTCCAGGTAGAGAGTTACCTTCATCACCAGGGAGATCGGTTTGTTGAGCGATTTGATGCAAATTCATATTTGTACATCACCAAAGCAGTCGATTATTTTGATCTGACCGTGAATGGCTCCCTGATTGATGCGTTTAAGGATATGAAAGCAAAATGCATGGTGATCGCCGTCAGTTCAGACTGGTTATATCCACCATATCTTTCACGGGAGATTGTATCCGCTCTGGCTCAGCTGGATAAAACTGTCGAATACTGTGAGATTCGATCCAATCATGGACATGATGCATTTCTGCTGGAATCAGGACAGATGAACTACCTTCTGGGGCGTTTTCTCTCGCACCTAACAGTTTCAGATCTGATGATCCGGAGTGTGCCAACGGTTCGCGAGACCGTGACCATTAAAGGTGCGGCGGCTCTGATGATTGCTGAAGCAGTTAATCACCTTCCGATTGTTTCGTCAGATGGCAGCCTTGTTGGTATTGTCACATCCTGGGATATCTCCCGGTCGGTGGCGCAGGATGTGAAAACTCTTGAAGATATTATGACCCGGACCGTCCTTACTGCAACACCAGGAGAACATATCAGTAAAGCAGTAAACCGTATGCAAAAGAACCGGATATCCGCCTTGCCTGTGGTTGATGAAGAAAACCGGGTTGTTGGTATAATTACTGCAGAACGTTTATCACGCCTGGTTATCAGGTGTGAATGA
- a CDS encoding trimeric intracellular cation channel family protein, with amino-acid sequence MDPEITDMVLLFQTVIQWIAIMLSASTGVYDARKNGMDYFGALVIAVIVAVGGGTIRDLLLDRYPLFWLADPIYLISIFIVGIIGIILIPISRTDLPGKQKRSSGFFQSITRLIFGTSGTFAFIDSFALGMWAYLGTMYALTSGIPPIIAPIMGVITASFGGVLRDILFAKIPELFKPSQFYAIASFAGATAYVLMSMAGFSSTDGFIACMIVTVFVRMTSIRYNITSF; translated from the coding sequence ATGGATCCTGAAATCACTGATATGGTTCTTCTTTTTCAGACCGTCATACAATGGATTGCAATAATGCTCTCTGCATCCACCGGTGTGTATGATGCACGAAAAAACGGGATGGACTATTTTGGTGCACTTGTCATAGCAGTGATAGTAGCCGTTGGAGGGGGAACAATCCGGGATTTGTTGCTCGACAGGTATCCCCTCTTCTGGCTGGCTGATCCGATTTATCTTATCAGCATCTTCATCGTGGGGATAATTGGAATTATTCTTATTCCAATATCAAGGACAGATCTCCCCGGAAAACAGAAACGTTCTTCTGGTTTTTTTCAGTCGATTACCAGACTGATCTTCGGAACTTCAGGGACCTTTGCCTTTATTGATTCGTTCGCTCTTGGTATGTGGGCATATCTTGGCACCATGTACGCACTAACCAGTGGGATACCCCCCATTATTGCCCCCATCATGGGAGTAATCACCGCTTCTTTCGGAGGGGTGCTACGAGACATATTATTTGCTAAAATTCCTGAACTCTTTAAACCAAGCCAGTTCTATGCCATAGCATCTTTTGCTGGTGCCACAGCATATGTGCTGATGTCCATGGCAGGGTTTTCAAGTACTGATGGATTTATCGCATGTATGATCGTAACCGTTTTTGTGCGTATGACTTCAATACGGTACAATATTACTAGTTTTTAA
- a CDS encoding phosphate-starvation-inducible PsiE family protein, with the protein MDPLQQERIMKTTVYHQKIGTIISSIPVLLYMVSAGILGITASFLLYEGILSTIHAIQTETLSSSSSEIYSAFFHAATAIALLETIEVYFRTHKVVVEVLFLAGIAEAIRHILVYDIADIAHGDISTSLVLIAGLIGGILVYQHLSHSGSAKTSRSLRRSAKKSGHWKIFTWSGA; encoded by the coding sequence ATGGATCCCTTACAACAGGAACGAATCATGAAAACAACTGTATATCATCAAAAAATCGGCACCATCATATCATCAATACCAGTACTACTCTACATGGTAAGCGCAGGTATTCTGGGAATCACGGCTTCATTTCTTCTGTATGAAGGGATATTAAGCACGATTCATGCTATTCAGACAGAAACACTCTCAAGCTCTTCATCAGAGATTTATAGTGCATTTTTCCACGCCGCAACCGCGATTGCCCTTCTTGAGACAATTGAGGTCTATTTCAGGACACACAAGGTCGTCGTTGAAGTACTTTTCCTTGCAGGAATCGCAGAAGCAATCCGTCATATACTGGTGTATGACATTGCAGATATTGCTCACGGGGATATCTCCACATCCCTTGTCCTCATTGCAGGACTTATCGGGGGAATCCTTGTATATCAGCATCTGTCACATTCAGGTTCGGCAAAAACAAGCCGAAGCTTGAGAAGATCTGCGAAAAAATCAGGCCACTGGAAAATATTTACCTGGTCTGGAGCCTGA
- a CDS encoding radical SAM protein, translating into MDDSFTAEIKAKLISIGSVRLDPALELPEYVGRSTAGPSAGGRSVFFTADSRRVRLSIRDNSPLFIRLEGEGVAIFHDGSLVATGMLEPVGAHCPHQAYITVSERCIFHCAFCPVHRIQGPVKSQDEVLSLVDEAYARGNLQAISLTAGIEASPDHEVDRMECIVTALRKQYDIPIGVSVYPTYDSSERLYAAGADEIKYNVETMDADIFSIVCPEQDLDFILNSLLNAVRIFGKNKVSSNSIIGLGESDETVISGLETITGLGVLPVLRPVVIHPTNPLPGAERPSAERLLKLGKAAKEAMNRHGLTPLNARTMCVPCTGCDLTPVIDF; encoded by the coding sequence ATGGATGATTCATTTACTGCAGAAATAAAAGCAAAATTAATCAGTATCGGCTCAGTCAGGCTGGATCCCGCCTTGGAACTCCCCGAATATGTCGGGAGGTCTACTGCTGGTCCAAGTGCGGGGGGCAGGTCAGTCTTCTTTACTGCCGACTCACGTCGCGTCCGCCTCTCTATTCGTGACAATAGTCCGTTATTCATAAGGCTGGAAGGAGAAGGTGTAGCTATTTTTCATGATGGCTCTCTTGTAGCAACAGGGATGTTGGAACCGGTAGGTGCTCATTGTCCGCATCAGGCATATATCACGGTATCAGAACGGTGTATTTTCCACTGTGCGTTCTGCCCGGTTCATCGTATCCAGGGTCCGGTAAAATCTCAGGATGAGGTATTATCGCTGGTTGATGAAGCATATGCCCGGGGGAATCTGCAGGCAATTTCTCTGACAGCCGGCATTGAGGCATCACCGGATCATGAAGTTGACCGGATGGAATGTATTGTCACCGCTCTTCGGAAACAGTACGATATTCCTATTGGGGTATCTGTATATCCTACCTATGACAGTTCTGAACGGCTGTACGCTGCCGGTGCTGATGAGATAAAATATAATGTTGAAACGATGGATGCCGATATCTTTTCCATTGTCTGCCCGGAGCAGGATCTTGATTTTATTCTCAATTCCCTTTTGAATGCAGTTCGTATTTTTGGAAAAAACAAGGTTAGCTCGAATAGTATCATCGGGCTTGGAGAGAGTGATGAAACGGTCATTTCTGGCCTTGAAACGATTACCGGTCTGGGGGTGCTTCCTGTTTTACGGCCTGTGGTTATTCACCCGACCAATCCCTTACCTGGTGCCGAACGCCCCTCAGCAGAACGGCTCCTTAAACTGGGAAAGGCAGCAAAGGAAGCGATGAACCGGCATGGGTTAACTCCTCTGAATGCCCGGACCATGTGTGTTCCCTGTACCGGATGTGATCTGACTCCCGTTATTGATTTTTAA
- a CDS encoding ABC transporter ATP-binding protein, which translates to MSVIDASGLTKIYHRGAEDVHALRGVSLSVQAGEFVSIVGPSGSGKTALLNLLGCLDTPSGGTLSINGTDVTNLPESRRVIIRRAEIGFVFQQFFLIPTLSAKENILLPLTFSKKPVNESRAQEILDMVGLSHRADHLPHELSGGEMQRVAIGRALINDPKIVLADEPTGNLDSHTAEQMYGIFEELVQKGYTVVIVTHNSELAHRAHRVIRLRDGLLEPDTPCSCPENP; encoded by the coding sequence ATGAGCGTAATCGACGCTTCAGGCCTTACGAAGATATACCATCGTGGCGCTGAAGATGTTCATGCACTCCGTGGAGTCAGTCTTTCGGTGCAGGCCGGGGAGTTTGTCTCGATAGTCGGCCCTTCCGGTTCAGGAAAAACAGCTCTTCTGAACCTGCTTGGCTGCCTTGACACCCCATCAGGCGGAACACTTTCCATCAATGGAACTGATGTTACCAACCTTCCTGAAAGTCGTCGGGTCATTATCAGACGAGCGGAGATAGGATTTGTCTTTCAGCAGTTCTTCCTGATTCCTACACTGAGCGCGAAAGAAAACATCCTTCTCCCATTAACATTCAGTAAAAAGCCGGTTAATGAATCCAGAGCACAGGAAATTCTGGATATGGTAGGACTATCCCACCGGGCAGATCATCTCCCCCATGAACTCTCCGGAGGAGAGATGCAGCGGGTTGCCATCGGCCGGGCTTTAATCAATGATCCCAAGATAGTCCTCGCTGATGAGCCGACCGGAAACCTGGATTCCCATACCGCCGAACAGATGTACGGCATCTTTGAAGAGCTCGTTCAAAAAGGGTACACGGTTGTAATCGTAACCCACAATTCAGAACTTGCCCACCGGGCACATCGGGTAATCCGTCTTCGGGATGGACTTCTGGAACCAGATACCCCCTGTTCCTGTCCGGAAAATCCATAA
- a CDS encoding ABC transporter permease: MNLFVFALRNLQRRKVRTILTIAGVALAVAVLFSLLAFQAGYEQELTKEVDSLGIHMLAVPKGCPYEAASLIMHGGVIPKYLNETDLDRVKNTEGVTLATPILLHQFIVNGSPHILYGIIGSEMRSIRPYWKVEGRFFEDNEERVMVVGKGLADKEDLKVGQILPFGPKKEPFEIIGILDTSGGQEDEFHFTPLSEAQRVFGKENKLTTIAVLADSIDNSGIVADRIEEIPDMQVVTMTQITGTILNIVGSARTLLLSMIAVTLVITAVGISNTLLMSVHERTKEFGMLKAIGARSADLMRLVIMETLVVTFLGGLAGVLLALLGGGLIESFIRANVPYAPSGSLIAADPVMALLCIGLSVVLGLVCSIYPAIRSGKQSPMEAMRGEIS; this comes from the coding sequence ATGAACCTTTTTGTATTTGCTCTCCGAAATCTTCAGCGTCGAAAGGTCCGAACAATCCTAACCATTGCGGGTGTCGCGTTAGCAGTAGCGGTATTATTTTCATTGCTGGCATTTCAGGCAGGATATGAACAGGAACTTACCAAAGAAGTTGACAGCCTCGGGATTCATATGCTTGCGGTACCCAAAGGGTGCCCCTATGAGGCAGCAAGCCTGATCATGCATGGCGGGGTGATCCCAAAATATCTCAATGAGACGGATCTTGACCGGGTAAAAAATACCGAGGGCGTAACACTTGCAACCCCGATTCTTCTCCACCAGTTTATCGTGAACGGATCGCCCCATATCCTCTATGGGATCATCGGATCTGAAATGCGTTCCATCCGGCCATATTGGAAAGTAGAAGGACGCTTTTTCGAAGATAACGAAGAGCGTGTGATGGTTGTCGGAAAGGGACTTGCAGATAAAGAAGATCTGAAGGTAGGTCAGATACTCCCGTTCGGACCAAAGAAAGAACCCTTCGAGATCATTGGCATTCTGGATACTTCCGGAGGCCAGGAGGATGAATTCCATTTCACCCCGCTCAGTGAGGCTCAGCGGGTATTTGGAAAAGAGAATAAACTCACAACCATCGCAGTGCTGGCAGATTCTATCGATAATTCAGGAATTGTGGCAGACAGAATCGAAGAGATCCCGGATATGCAGGTTGTAACCATGACACAGATTACCGGAACAATCCTGAATATCGTCGGATCCGCACGGACTCTGCTCCTTTCGATGATTGCGGTGACCCTGGTAATTACTGCCGTTGGTATCTCCAATACCCTGCTCATGTCTGTTCATGAACGAACGAAGGAGTTTGGAATGCTCAAAGCAATCGGGGCACGATCTGCAGACCTCATGAGACTGGTAATCATGGAAACCCTGGTAGTTACCTTCCTTGGTGGATTGGCAGGAGTTCTTCTGGCTCTCCTGGGAGGAGGTCTCATTGAATCCTTCATCAGGGCAAATGTCCCCTATGCTCCGTCAGGCAGTCTGATAGCAGCTGATCCGGTTATGGCTCTCCTGTGTATCGGGCTCTCTGTTGTTCTAGGCCTGGTTTGCAGTATCTATCCGGCCATTCGATCCGGAAAACAATCCCCCATGGAAGCAATGAGGGGTGAGATCTCATGA